From Fusarium musae strain F31 chromosome 8, whole genome shotgun sequence:
CCCTCACAAACAATACTTAAGCAGTGACAAAATAGCGTTTGTTTATATTATGCTATCTCATTTCTACCCTTTCGAGGCTTGCTTATCTTATGAACTGCCAGCTCTCAGAATCATTGAATAATGGGGAATACCAAGAATCGATACTACTCGAATATCCTTAAAGCCAGCAGCCACATACAATGGCCGACCTGCTTCAGTAGCTACTAAATAGCAATCTTTTCCTTCTGCAGTCGCATGATCGAGTCCCCACTGTAACAGCATCTTGCCGATACCACGTCTCTGGTTACCGGGGCTGACACCGATATAGTCGAGATCTAGGCGGTCAGTCACTGCAGCGGAGAAAGTAAAGTGGGAAACGTACGCCAAACACCAGCGATGCCTTGTTTTCCAAAAGTATCAACAGCATCTTGATTCACAGTGTTTTTCATCTCATTATAGGCCTCATTATCGAGCGAAGGGCATGGTATCTCCTTGCTGGGCCCAGAGTCACCGCCAGTAGCAGGAGGCGCATCCCAAAGCG
This genomic window contains:
- a CDS encoding hypothetical protein (EggNog:ENOG41) yields the protein MTISLVEASEEHLPAIARIATSAFHPNTDALSRRLFPPHLQPTDLPDGEAAYDWRFARKASSLASPESHLVVAVDDEKLQDDQVVGFSLWDAPPATGGDSGPSKEIPCPSLDNEAYNEMKNTVNQDAVDTFGKQGIAGVWHLDYIGVSPGNQRRGIGKMLLQWGLDHATAEGKDCYLVATEAGRPLYVAAGFKDIRVVSILGIPHYSMILRAGSS